The nucleotide window TACATAAATAATGATGCATATAAAACGTCTTCATATTTacaattaataatatatttatatataacataaaatacatttttcgcttcttattttatttaattaaatcttCGTCATTTATTAAACAAAGTCCGTCAGAATTTTatactttcttcttcttttaaaacttttttctctctttgaacCTCTgggacaaaaaaggaaagtgggTGTAGTCTGTTTGTGAAGGGGCAGAAGAGGCGAGGAgggtgaagaagaggaaggctGCTGCTATCGGGTGTTGAAGATGACTTCCAACCAGCACGGGCAGCTACTGATGAATTGTCTTGTGTAGCACTGTCCCCAGCCTTTCACAAAGCTTATCTGCACCGTGAAGCCGGTGCGAGGCTGCTGAGTGAACTCGTGGTCGTTTGGCCTCTGCAGGCTGCCGGCCTTATCATAGTCAAAAGCTTTGATGGAGAAACCGGGGAACACCTTATGCACCAGCAACGTGCGTGAGTCCGGGTTGTCCAGTGTGGCCGACTTAATGAAGATGGGGTAGCAGCTGCGGTTGTAGACCCACACCCCGTCTGGCTCACGCGTCAGCTGGATGCCATAGCCAATCTTGGCCCGCACCATCTGCACCAGCTGGGACTTGTTGTCGGAGCAGAGCTGGCCCAGGCAGAAGCCGTTCCCCTGAGGTAGATCATAGAAGATGTCCAGAGAGGGCTCCTGGACTGAGTAGAGGCGCCCGACGCGTGTCTTCTCCTCCCAGTATGCCACCACACACCAATGGGCCCGCTCGCCAGACTCCTGCATTGCCAGGGAATctgaaga belongs to Xiphias gladius isolate SHS-SW01 ecotype Sanya breed wild chromosome 20, ASM1685928v1, whole genome shotgun sequence and includes:
- the smad7 gene encoding mothers against decapentaplegic homolog 7 isoform X2, giving the protein MFRTKRSGLVRRLWRSRAPVEGDGEADRGTHGSGGCCMGKTAKVAKSNAGSEAELKALTHSILKKIKEKQLEVLLQAVESKGGARSPCLLLPSKVDAKVGQQSYSLPMLLYKVFRWPDLRHSSELKRLSCCESYGKINPELVCCNPHHMSRLCELDSPDSGPSSSDTGGTTNSAPVGLSDSLAMQESGERAHWCVVAYWEEKTRVGRLYSVQEPSLDIFYDLPQGNGFCLGQLCSDNKSQLVQMVRAKIGYGIQLTREPDGVWVYNRSCYPIFIKSATLDNPDSRTLLVHKVFPGFSIKAFDYDKAGSLQRPNDHEFTQQPRTGFTVQISFVKGWGQCYTRQFISSCPCWLEVIFNTR